The stretch of DNA CATCGGCGTCCCCGGAACCGCCGAGCATCCGGCTGATCCAGGCCAGTGCAGCCGTGGCGGGGAACTGCAGGACCAGCCGGGATTCGCTGCCATCGATCCTGCAGAGGACCATGGAGGTCACGGACGGCAGGGAGGCGGCGTACTCGTCGTAGCTCTGCATGCTGAGCTGTTCCAGGGTGGCGGAGGACTTGACGCGGACCTTCGCGGTCAGCTGGGTTCCCCACTGCCGGGCGAAGGTTTCGAAAGCGACTTCCAGGACCCGGCTGTGCTGCCGGGGCAGGGTGGTGGGCCGGCGGAAGTCGTAGACGTCCACGCTCCGTTGCCGCGGCGCCTGCCGGTCCTCCAGTTCACTCACGGGTGCAACTATCGGCAGCGGCTGTCCCGGCGTAAGCAGCTGTCAGGGCTGGCGTGTTGCCTCAATGTCAACCGCTTGCGGAATGAGGTCGCGGATGGCCTCGGCCTTGTCCGACAGCACCACCACATCCACGCGCCGGTTCAGTTCCATGAGCTCTTCGGTGGAGTCGTCGTTGACCTGGCGCGCGGAGCCAAAGGCCACCGCACCGATCCGGCCAGGAGCTACTCCCCCGCGGTCCACGAGGTAGCGAAGCACGTTGACCGACCGCGCGGAGGACAGTTCCCACGTGGAAGGGAATGCTGTGATGCCGTTGGCCGCGTGGCCCTCCACCATGATCTCCAGCCCGGCCGGGGCCAGGGTGGGACTGATGGTGTCCAGGACCTGGCTGGCGCGCCGGGTGAGTTCGGGGCGGTCCGGGAGGAAGAAGGCCTGCGAGCCCACCAGCTTCACTGTCAGCCCGCGTTCGCTGATCTGGAATTCGACGTTGGAATCGAGCTGTTGCGCCTTCAACGCCGTTTCCATCTGCTGCTGCAGCGCGGTGAGCTTGTCCACTTCCTTGATGGCGAGGTCCAGGGAGGAGAAC from Pseudarthrobacter chlorophenolicus A6 encodes:
- a CDS encoding OmpA/MotB family protein, with protein sequence MKRRRRGGHEPEEEHVDERWMASYMDMVTVLMCMFIVLFAMSTVDQAKFDKLRNSLATGFGAVASQTADTASGTVVPPDQVNKDAEAFSSLDLAIKEVDKLTALQQQMETALKAQQLDSNVEFQISERGLTVKLVGSQAFFLPDRPELTRRASQVLDTISPTLAPAGLEIMVEGHAANGITAFPSTWELSSARSVNVLRYLVDRGGVAPGRIGAVAFGSARQVNDDSTEELMELNRRVDVVVLSDKAEAIRDLIPQAVDIEATRQP